The Pseudomonas multiresinivorans DNA window TTCTCGTCCCGTTCGAGCAGGCCGGAGAGGTGCAGGCGGCGCAGGGTCTGGCTGACACAACTGAGGGAGATGGGCAGGCCGGGCTCCTCCAGGTAGGCGTGCAGCTCCACGGCAGTCGCCTTGCGGCAGGCCACCAGCGCATCGAGGATGTTCAACCGCGGCAGGCTGCTGCGCAGGCCGGCGTGCTCCAGCAATTGCCGGGCGGGGCGCGGCAGGCGCGGGCGGACCGGGGTGCTGGTTTTGATAGCGACTCTCATGGGCGCACCTCGAAGGAAAGGGTGGAAACGTGGATCACGCTGTCGTAGCGCTTGCCGTCGACGCTGGCGCCGCCGTTGACCCGGGCCGAGACCTCCAGCACGTAGCGCGCCGGGAACGGCGTGGCCAGGCTCACGGTGCCGTCCGCCGCCGGCTTCAGGCTGCGGCTCCACTGCTCGGAGGTGTACACGTTGACCTGCGAGGCCGGCACCACGGTGCCCTTCCAGTGCAGGGCGAAGGTATTGCCGCCGGGCGTGGTGGGCACCAGCTCCAGATCATTCTGCG harbors:
- a CDS encoding transcriptional repressor; the protein is MRVAIKTSTPVRPRLPRPARQLLEHAGLRSSLPRLNILDALVACRKATAVELHAYLEEPGLPISLSCVSQTLRRLHLSGLLERDENKRYSLAPGAVASMGKSSELH